One segment of Syntrophorhabdus sp. DNA contains the following:
- a CDS encoding ATPase: MVKSLLRSVGAALAVTLIPAIEVLAEQAAQEGASAASLGRTIGLAVAAAFAVGVSILGAGYAVGKIGSAALGAAVEKPELLTRSILFVALAEGLAVLGFAIAMMLLQKI, translated from the coding sequence ATGGTGAAATCGTTACTCAGGTCTGTTGGAGCCGCTCTCGCGGTGACGCTGATCCCGGCCATAGAGGTCCTGGCTGAACAGGCGGCACAGGAAGGTGCCTCCGCCGCCTCCCTGGGGAGGACCATCGGCCTCGCGGTGGCAGCCGCTTTCGCCGTTGGCGTGAGCATTCTCGGGGCGGGTTACGCGGTGGGAAAGATCGGTTCGGCCGCGCTCGGCGCAGCGGTGGAGAAGCCCGAACTCCTTACCCGGAGCATCCTCTTTGTCGCGCTCGCTGAGGGGCTTGCAGTGCTCGGCTTCGCCATAGCAATGATGCTGTTGCAGAAGATCTAG